From the genome of Syntrophorhabdales bacterium, one region includes:
- a CDS encoding AAA family ATPase, translating to MMRRLAPDELFRRCDTDQFTFSTTEDIAGLEGTIGQEKALRSLDFGLEVASKGFNIFALGESGTGKTTTVKTLLSGKAAEEEVPPDWCYVYNFRNPDAAIAIAMRPGQGKVFSKDMEDFLKALKIDIPKAFESKEYEKQRSHIVEEFQQKQNELFSKLDDEAHKQGFTVRRGMSGVMLLPLKEDGEPLTPEEFGKLEEKKKKELEKTGRIFQERLNEVFRAMRETEKFVQDMLAKLERAIAFDAVNPLTENLKSRYKDYDKIAAYLDDTREDVLSHLEDFRPQEEQASPMPFLKMPKQEASLTRFSVNVIVDNSTTNGAPVVFESNPTYLNLFGRIEYKILYGMALTDFTMIRAGSVHKANGGYLVVDALDLLRNPFSYDALKRAIKHEEIKVEDILEQYRLMSTASLKPEAIPLDVKVILVGNPFLYYLLSSMDPDYNELFKVKADFDNRMDRTPENMQKYAAFVASCQKAEKLLPFDRSGVARIIEHGSRLADHQEKLSVRFNAIADLMREAHYWAKKDGVSFVSSSHVEQAIREKIYRVNRIEERLSEATLEDVLIVNTEGAKIGQVNGLAVLDQGDYSFGRPSRISARTYVGKAGIVNIERETKMSGRIHEKAIFIIASYLGAKYASQKPISLSASITFEQLYDMVEGDSATCAEMYALLSSIAGVPLKQQYAVTGSMDQNGDVQPIGGVNQKVEGFFDLCKARGLDGSHGVIIPSRNVKNLMLKQEIVDAVTEGKFTIHAIERMEDGLEILTGMQAGVMGEDQTYPENSVNQLVMKRLTEIAEALEKKKEENGGSQLTPKSEKPE from the coding sequence ATGATGAGAAGACTAGCACCCGATGAACTCTTTCGCCGCTGTGACACGGATCAGTTCACCTTTTCTACCACGGAGGACATAGCCGGTCTGGAAGGGACCATAGGGCAGGAAAAAGCCTTGCGGTCTCTCGATTTCGGGTTGGAAGTGGCGAGCAAGGGATTCAATATTTTTGCCCTTGGAGAGTCGGGCACTGGCAAAACGACTACGGTTAAAACGTTGCTCTCCGGGAAGGCAGCTGAGGAGGAGGTGCCTCCTGACTGGTGCTATGTGTACAACTTCAGGAACCCTGATGCCGCCATAGCAATTGCCATGCGACCCGGACAGGGAAAAGTCTTTTCTAAAGACATGGAGGATTTTCTCAAAGCACTCAAGATTGATATCCCCAAAGCCTTTGAATCAAAGGAGTACGAAAAACAAAGGAGCCACATCGTCGAGGAATTCCAGCAGAAACAGAATGAGTTATTCTCCAAGCTGGACGATGAGGCACACAAGCAGGGGTTCACCGTACGGCGTGGCATGTCAGGCGTCATGCTGCTTCCCCTGAAGGAAGACGGGGAACCGCTCACCCCGGAGGAGTTCGGCAAGCTGGAGGAAAAGAAAAAGAAAGAACTGGAGAAGACAGGCAGGATTTTCCAGGAGCGTCTTAACGAAGTCTTCAGAGCTATGCGCGAAACTGAAAAGTTTGTACAGGACATGCTTGCGAAGCTGGAACGTGCCATCGCCTTCGATGCTGTTAACCCCCTGACAGAGAACCTCAAATCTCGCTACAAAGACTACGATAAGATCGCGGCCTACCTGGACGACACCAGAGAGGATGTCCTCTCCCACCTGGAAGATTTCCGTCCTCAGGAAGAACAGGCCTCTCCCATGCCCTTTCTCAAGATGCCCAAACAGGAAGCTTCCCTTACCAGGTTCAGCGTGAACGTAATCGTGGACAACTCCACAACAAACGGCGCTCCGGTGGTGTTCGAGAGCAACCCGACCTACCTCAATCTCTTCGGAAGAATAGAGTACAAGATTCTCTACGGCATGGCGCTTACCGACTTTACGATGATTCGCGCAGGATCGGTCCATAAAGCAAACGGCGGCTATCTCGTGGTCGACGCCCTCGATTTGCTCAGGAACCCGTTTTCCTATGATGCCTTGAAAAGGGCCATAAAGCATGAAGAGATAAAAGTAGAAGATATTCTCGAGCAGTACAGGCTCATGAGCACCGCCAGCCTGAAACCTGAGGCGATCCCCCTCGACGTGAAAGTAATTCTCGTCGGGAATCCGTTTCTTTACTACCTGCTCTCCAGCATGGACCCCGACTACAACGAGCTCTTCAAGGTTAAAGCAGACTTCGATAACAGGATGGACCGCACCCCTGAGAACATGCAGAAATATGCGGCCTTCGTGGCCAGTTGCCAAAAGGCGGAGAAGCTTCTTCCTTTTGATCGTAGCGGCGTTGCGAGGATCATTGAGCACGGATCGCGCCTCGCCGACCACCAGGAGAAGCTCTCGGTGCGCTTCAATGCCATAGCGGATCTCATGCGTGAAGCCCATTACTGGGCAAAAAAGGACGGCGTTAGTTTTGTCAGTTCATCTCACGTCGAGCAAGCGATCAGAGAAAAAATTTACAGAGTGAACAGGATCGAGGAGCGTCTCAGTGAAGCCACGCTGGAAGACGTGCTGATAGTCAACACAGAAGGGGCGAAGATAGGCCAGGTGAACGGTCTTGCCGTGCTCGACCAGGGAGACTATAGTTTTGGCAGGCCTTCACGTATATCGGCCCGCACGTATGTCGGCAAGGCAGGTATCGTCAACATAGAGCGCGAGACGAAGATGAGCGGCAGGATACATGAAAAAGCCATTTTCATCATTGCGAGCTATCTCGGTGCAAAATATGCGTCACAGAAACCGATCAGCCTGTCAGCATCAATCACCTTCGAACAACTCTATGATATGGTCGAGGGCGACAGCGCAACCTGTGCAGAGATGTACGCCCTCCTTTCCAGTATAGCGGGTGTACCCCTCAAACAGCAGTATGCAGTGACCGGGTCAATGGATCAGAATGGGGATGTGCAGCCGATAGGGGGCGTCAACCAGAAGGTGGAAGGATTCTTCGATCTCTGCAAGGCCCGGGGTCTGGACGGAAGCCACGGAGTCATCATACCCAGCAGGAACGTGAAGAACCTGATGCTCAAGCAGGAGATCGTGGACGCGGTAACGGAAGGCAAGTTTACCATCCATGCCATTGAAAGGATGGAGGACGGTCTTGAAATCCTCACAGGTATGCAGGCCGGCGTCATGGGAGAGGACCAGACTTATCCGGAGAACAGCGTCAATCAGCTTGTCATGAAAAGACTCACAGAAATCGCTGAGGCGCTGGAAAAGAAGAAGGAAGAGAACGGAGGGTCACAGCTTACCCCGAAGTCAGAGAAACCGGAGTGA
- a CDS encoding isoamylase early set domain-containing protein, protein MAEKSTKTKASGKAAGKKASVGGTKTSASGKPAVKKAGAKPAKKKTTFTLKAPEAQQVFIAGCFNDWDPVADALMPTGEGTWTCTLLLEPGEHEYRFVVDGVWWDDPMALERRPNDYGCENCIIVV, encoded by the coding sequence ATGGCTGAGAAGAGCACAAAGACCAAAGCCTCGGGAAAAGCTGCGGGGAAGAAGGCTTCCGTGGGAGGAACCAAGACCAGTGCGTCGGGAAAACCGGCAGTGAAAAAGGCAGGTGCAAAGCCAGCCAAGAAAAAGACAACCTTCACGCTCAAGGCCCCCGAAGCCCAACAGGTGTTCATTGCGGGATGTTTTAACGACTGGGACCCTGTTGCGGATGCGCTGATGCCGACCGGCGAGGGAACGTGGACGTGTACGCTCTTGCTGGAGCCGGGTGAACATGAATATCGTTTCGTGGTCGACGGCGTGTGGTGGGATGACCCTATGGCATTGGAGCGCCGGCCCAATGACTACGGCTGTGAGAACTGCATCATCGTTGTGTAG